The genomic window GAACACCTGCACACCTTTTcccatatttatttatttattgccGTGAGAACACCTGCACACATGATCAAACCTTTGATAGATTTTCCAAATATCAGTAGAGCATTTCCatcttaatttttagttttcaagTCTGGATTCCAGTGTTAAAACAACCATTTCTAGGAAGTGGTATCCCATTTCCTCCACTTCCATGTCTAACCATTATTGTTTGCTTGGTTTAAGTGAGTTAGCCTGAACTGAACTGAAATCGTATTCTTCAGTGCTGGATATAATTATCCTTGCAATTGATTCAAACAATTCTATCTCATAACATAATTGTAGTTTTCATGTCTCTCCTAGAGTGTTCATGACTGGATATTGTCATTGGTGACTTATGAACTGATTTTTGAGACATTTTAAATGTCAATTCTCAATCTAATCAAGCTCGAAAAGCCTAGTTTTGTGCCAAAGATGAAAATGTCATTTGTGCATACATACATTATTTTCAAAGAAACCTAAGTTTGGAGGTACATGAACGAAACCAAGTGTATTCCAGCACGAGGCCTATGCCCAATAAAAGTTCACGTATGGTCTGTGCCTGCTTAGAGTTGAACTCAAGCAAGTTCAAACATAATGGAACCGCTTTGACCAGAACCGAACCTAGTTTGACTTGCATCTAGCTGAGTCCAAACCTAGATCAAGCCCAAGTCCACCCTGTGAACACTGAGCCCGAGCCATTAGATGCACACTAAGCCTAGTTCGAGCACTCGGATCCCAGATCTTTGATTCACATCATGATATTTGAACTCATGTCTATAATCCGTTTTAATTATGATCTAAATCTCTCAATCCATAATTCGATTTAAACTGTTAATCCAAGTCTTAGACCCAACTTCTTCTTTATATCGTATTCCAATGTCTCCAACTTCTTAGATTCATGGCCTCCTTCATTGTCGAGAGTCGTTGACAAATCATAATTAAGTTGATGCTACTCCATGCTGGGTAGGGCGGCAGTGGATTATACAACAAGATTATAGTAAAATGTactataaaattttatgatttgACCTGGCAAAGCCATCGAGTCAACAGCTGACTAACTGATTCCGTCATCTGTCTTTGTGATCGAGTGCCAActatgacacacacacacacacatgcgtaTACTTGATCAATGAGGTTGAAGCAAGTTCAAcaaaacatgagagagagagagagagagagagagagagagagtggtgtGTGagggacaaaaactagaccttttaagttttttgataaaaaataattaaacaaaataaacattttaatgtgtttataaaaactaatttaagATAAATCATGATTTAAATTgtgttgtttttatgaaaattattgattaatcgactaccaaaattttgatattataggATCAATTCGTTTTTTGTTATtatgaaaaacattattaaacaCAAATAGGAGCTAAATATGCATCTACCATCAACAGTTCGTATATGTAAGGTTGATCACATTTAAGcagtctggtttttgtccctagGACTTACcaatctttatctctctctctttggactatctttttttttttttctctctctctctctccctctctctttacTTCAAACTAAAACATTATAGCTTGGTTGTATTTGAGCCCCAAATTTTTTGTCCGTTAAAACCATTTGTTTTTATGTGCTTTTATATGGTGGAGATTCGCTGCACCTTTATTTAAAAGTTTGAACCGTCCCTCctattattcaaaaatttgaactGTGTTTACAGCCGCGAGGGACGATCTCCTTGACCCCAAATCATTCACAGCAAAAGAAGCAGCAGTGAGGGCTTCGTGTCGCGCGTCCCTCTCTTTCCGTCCTCTTGCAAAGTCGCAGCAGCAGCTTTCCCAGCATCGCGTCATCGCTGGTGAAAGGTAAACGCCTCACTCTCTCTTTTCGTCTCGTTCTTTCCGTCCCTCTCACTCTTCCTCCGCCATTTCAGTAAGGATTCCCTGCGGAGGCAGCGGACTCTTCGTCCCCTTTCTTCTGGCCTTATTTACCGTCTTAATTTGTCATATGGATCTGCGCCCTCTTTCTTGTTAGTcatctattttttcttcttcgtcccTCTTTTCCGGCCCCTTTTACCGTCTTATTTGCGCCATGTACCGTCTTATTTGTCCTCTATACGGTTTCTCCTTCGTTGTATGGGTTTCTCTACTCACCTTCGTCTTAAACGATGTAGTTATGTATGGATGTCTATCTCGTGGAGAGAACAAAACGCGTTCCGTTTTTTATCGTCTCACGTTTGGTGCTTTGTGAATATGTTTTATCACATTCCCTGTTTTGTATGCTTGTTCAATCTTATTTTCTTTGCTTCCCTGCGTATCTCCTTCTAGATCAGTGTTGCTTATCTGCGCGTCAGAGCTCTAACATATGTCGGCAACTGACATGTATACCAAGAGGCAGCATCGTACTTAGGAACCCTAGGAACTTGTCTATAGTACTCTTGTTTCTATGTCTCAAATATTCTCCATTTTACTTGTAGTATTAGCTCATGCATAGACAATGATAAGCTAGTATATAGAGTTGATCAAGGGGAAGGAACCTGGAACCCGTTTTGGTGCATATGTTTTTGCTCTACATTTCATGTTTGCAGGGCTGATGTAGGGATGGCcctgtttcatttattttcggGTTAGctgtatttcttttgttttcatggGAGTTATAATCTGTAAGCATTCAATCTTGATGTAGGAATGATCTGTTTCATTTGATGCACAGGTAGctacattgtttttgttttcatcatttcatgTTGTATGTTGAAGTACATGCAGTTTAATTGTTTTCATGGGGTTAAATTCTATAAACAGCACATTATCTTGTTGGGGACTCGACAAATATGCACTGTTGTATGGCCACCAAGAgtcaaatttttttggaaaaactttTCAGGTCCAGTAATCTAGCGAAATTTCTACTTGAATTCTTCTTCTAGCCCTTCAAAAACATTCCTGGATTTGGAAGACATCTAATTTTTCCCTGCTGTACCCTCTTCTAGGATTCTTTTGCTAGGATTTCTTTTCCTAGAAAAAAACTTCACTACCTAAGgaatggaggaagttgatgcaGAGATTGCCTTCTTGGCCACGGAGAAGCCCACAGGGCATGAGTGGGAACTCTACAAAGAAAACGTGAAGCCGTTGAAAAGGGGGAGAAATGTCCACCTCCTTAACGAAGCTCTTAAATGCAATAATCACAATGCCTCTAGGAAATTTCTCTTCGAGCATCGCAGGTGCCCTAGATCTATCCACAACACCCGCTTCTTTTGCAACAACCATCTTTTTCTCCCTTTACCTCGCCATTGGCATCAATTTAGGCTTCTAATGTTGCCTATCGTTTTTTGTCATGTCAGGAAGTTGATTGAAGCAATTGATGATTATAAAGGGGACGATCCTCTCATGCCATGGCTCGAGTTAGCTGTTTATTCTTTTGTCCCATTTGTTtatctctttctgttttttgtttgtatttgatggAAATTAGAGGATTGTGTTTTTGCATTGACAAACATTTATGTactttattatcttttattGCAACAAGATGCTGATGGCATCCTCGACTTGCAATTAGCCAGAGAGTTACCTGAACCATTTGTATATGTACGTTCCTTGATTTGTTTGATCGAGCTTTGCCTTGCTACTGCTCACCAGATGAAGGTGTGCAGCCATGATCATGTAGAATTTATATCAGATGATATGTCCTCATCTATGTCCAATATGAAAAACTCTAGCTGTAATGCTAGAGGTTCTCCCTTCTGACAGAAATTTGCATTGTAGGCATTATTAGAACTGTTCCATCCACGAAGGGATCAACAACATTTCACAATAAGGAAACTTATCAAAAGATTCTAGTGAGTACTAAGTGAAAAGTTGAAGCCTACTCATATACTATTGTACATGCAACATCCTTGTTGTCTAGTAATCAGCTTGTGTTCAGCTAAAAATACTATGGGAAAAGAATCCATTGTTTTGAGTAAAGCTTTTGGTTGTGAATTGTCTTACTGGGAATAATGAACTTCCCATATTtgctttgtcttttttcttttttttggattttgatgtAAGCTTCACATCCATCCCCACACCTGATTGAGTTTCACATCCATGTTCTTAAATAGAAGGCAAACTTAGTTTGTTTAAAAGGCAAATAGAGAAAATCAATTTGGTGACAAATCTATTCGGCAGATCTATTCTGTAAGGACAATTATCCTAACcaataaatttggattgaaaAGTTGAATTTAGCAGCAGAATCCTCTTCACCTTCATGGTATCACATAAGCTATTGCTCATCCACTGATACTTTGGTGTTCTTTGTTAGTTCCCATGTGAGATTTCTTGCAGGTGAAATTCTCCTAAATGCTAGTTGATTGTAACTGTATGTGCATTTTTGTTGTAGTTGAATGTTGCTCGTTGGACACTAAGTTGAACACTGATTACTGATATTAACTTTTCTATTTGAAGGTGCATCAAATGGGTTCAAGAATACTTTCCAGCAGGTGGTAAATATTCTGGGTTGCTTGTCATTTATGAGCAATGTGTCCGTACATTCTGGCATCAAGCGCAATATAAGGATGATTTGCGCTATGTAAAAGTGTGGTTGGAATATGTTCGTTCCTTTCTCCaaatcttttctttattcatcCTCTCACGAAGCTCAGTCTAAATGAAATTGCTATTGGCTGATGTTTGGCAGGCTGATAATTGCTCTGATGCTGAGGTGATATACAAATTTCTGGATGCAAATGAAATTGGACAAACACattcttgttattacatatCATATGCTCTACATATGGAATCAAAGCATAAGTTGAAAAATGCAGATGATATCTTCAATCTTGGTATTTCACGGTTAGTTGGGTCCAACCTTCTGTGGATTTTACCTATCTTCACTCGAAAAAGAAATGTTGCATGCACAAGCTATCTGTGTTGTCAAACCAGAGAGTAGGCAGTTTGACTAGTTGCTTATTCAGCTTGGTCATTCGTTAGACAACTAGTCCCGGACCTTAAAGTCCCCAGGAACTATTTGGGTGGTTGGTGGAaggtgggggggggggtgtgggtGGTTCCCGACAAAGATGACCTGCCAAGACTAGTGATTTATCTTTCTGTTATAAAAAGCTTATATTTTCTCTCCTGTACCTTTGATCCTCTCTCCAACGTATGTATGTTTTCTTGTACTTTTAACTGTGAATATTCTTTTAGTAGTGAATGCATCTGGTTGAAAGTGTTTCTGTATAACATAtctgtttcttttaactaaaCATATCTTGTatcttcattttgttatttttttaatatctgtCTCTCTTGCTCTTGCTCTCGCTCTATATAAATGTGTGAGCATATGTgcatttatatctttttttgatgcatatatgtatatacataacACATTTATATATCTGTATACTTTTGTTGTATATCTGTTTATGAGTTGAATCTGTTAACTCTAAGTCTAGACGAGTTTTACAGCAAAAGATATCTCAATATCCATGCCCACAAAATGCTATTTGCCATGGTCATAGATGCATTTCTGAAAGTACTCATGGTATACTGTTTGGAATTTGTTCCTTGAAATATGAGAAGGGTATTTTAATTGTTGCCACTGAATGAATTCAATGTGTTTAATTTAACTCATTTGTTTTTATGGAATACCTAggtttttttttacaagaaaCATGTTTTCATCCAAATCCCATTCCATTATTTTAATACTATACTCATGGAATTGATTCTGATTTTATGTTTCAGGAAGGCACATCCAATAGAGAAGCTAGAAAGTGGTTACAGGAAATTTCTTTCACGTTCAATGAGATCTTGCAAATCTAAAGAAGTAcgaaattggaaagagaagatAAAATACAATATTATTTCAGATAAACTATTTTCTGCCAACTGggagaacattttttttcaatttcctaTTTACATTTGTCTTATCTCTTTTGCTAATTTTTAGGAAGAATCTGCCCAAGATCCATTACCTGCTCGAGTCTTTGGAACTGTTTTGGCTGCCGGAGAAGTTGGTAAGCTTTGCTATGACTTTCAGTTCCttgcataaaaaatttgattctCAAACTAGTTATTTTGGGGCATCAAAGGCAGACTCGCCATGCAACAACAACCTGATGTTTCTCGAAAAAGGGCAAAATTAGCAAGGTATGCTTTGTTATTTCAgctgtttgttttttatttttatgtgtaATTTTGTTGCTTCTAAATTTTATTATCGAATGCTATTAATCCACAACACCCACAAAACCAGCAATTATCAAGTTATCCTTCTTCAAAGatatgatgaaaaagaatgcaAACTATTTTTTGCCACACTGCAACCCATACCTAAGTTGTGGTGACTGCTGCCGCAAGTCCTTTGACTTggataaaattatttaaaacagAAGCACATAATCAGGAGATTTCATTCTTCGTTGTTTTTGGAAatgttgttctttctttttctgcaaattaGAGTATTGAAACTACTGCAAGTGTAGGAAAAAAGCCAAGCATAATATGACTCAAAATTTTTCAGGGCATCAAGTAATGTACCATTATCTATCTACAATGATGCAACTTCAGAAGGACACTCTGTGCAATCATCACCTAATGCATCTCAAAGAGTATCAAGCAAGATTCAAGGTCATGTTTGGCGAACCCTGGGCACCCAGGTTGACAGGAACAAGGAAAACACGGCTGTGCCTGTAAAGTGGACATCTACTAAGGTGCGTCATGGCTCATCCTTAAGTTGCTAATTTCAAGGCTAGGCTTTGGGTCCATTTGGAACTTCAGTCAATTTAAATTCCTTATGCACTCATGTAAAGTTTGATAAAGAACTGTTTTCTTCTAGATTCCCCAAAAGAACacaatgagaagaagaaatacaGGTCCGAGTCCATATCTTGAAGTTTTTGTTGATGACGAATTTGCAGAGTAAGTGATCCATTGCCtttttagtcatggaaaattttaatttctttatgaGCTGAGGAAATACTAAATATAGAATTTCAAAGCATGAATATTCTGGGGAACCAGATTTCTGCCATCACGCATGGGTGTCTAAAGAGGCATAACAATATCATGGCCGTCTTATTTTGGTGTTTTGGCTTAAATAAACTAGGAACTAGTTGATAACTTTGCCAGGACTTGGAGTGCAGCCATTTGGAACTGAATTACTGGAATAACATTCAGCAAAACAGGTTTTCAGAGAAATTAATTGACCAAATTTACCAGCTTTGGCTGAATGACATTCATTTATCATTGGATTATTTGAATTTTGACCTCAATCAGGATGCCTGTGTTTTCATTTGCTTTGGGCATTTTAAGTGATCTTTCATGCAGTCATGAAAATTACAATCTGATAATTGATACACATTCTCACAAAATGTGCATGAGTTTAAGATCTGAAGCAATATGGGCATaagatttcatttgaaaaagacTGTAACATTGTGGAATTCAAGCTGTAAATTGAAAGAgtcaattgaaataaaaaaaaacccattaGGAATACTGAACGTTTATACATCACAGTGGAGGTACAAAGGGAGTTGAATTGGTTTATATATCCAGTCTGACCGAGTATATTTGGAGATGGATATGGATTACAAGATTGACCTGTTAATAGAATTGGTTTGCTTATGTAGTAGTGTATATGATATATATTGAACTTAATTagttttttccatattttattTCAGTAAAGATATTGTAGAACAATTATGTACAAAATCTAATAAATGTCTGGATAAAATGGCTTGAACTTTGATCATATTAgagtttgagttgaatttgGAGTTCttatagagaaaaaaagaaatttaattgGATGTACATTACTCTGGTCCAAATTTGCTCCAGTTACATGTCTACATTGCATTAATACCTGGAGGATTTCAGGCTTCAGCAAGACCCTGAAAGGTTTCAGGACTTCTTTTGCATTTGCACGACACGTATGTGTGCATTTCTATAATAATTTTGTTACATATGTTCCTTATATTATCAAACAGGCAAACACATTTCTGATTGGAGAACTTTTAGTTATCATGGCTGACAGCCTGAAACTGATATTTTTGACTCATATATAGATCTTCAATTCTTCAACTCATCTTCCAAATGCTTCATCTTGTCTTGTTACTTTTGATCCTTAtatgctttatttatttttggccAGTGCTGATGATCGGCTCAGGTTACCTGGGACTGCTGAAGGCTCTGAGTCTGAAAGGCAATCACTTTTGCATACTCGGCATGGCATTCAAAACCTCAAAAAGTAAGCATATGAAGGGCCATTTCACTAATTAGATGAATTTATGGTTCCTCCTACATTAGGCCGCGTACTCATTGCTGTAACaagtttatttttctgttcctgCAGCGAAACTGAACTATTAAGAGAGAATCCTTTACGTCATTTTCCACCATGTAGCCTCCCAAGATGATGTGCTATCCTACTCAGCACATGCACTCAACAGCAGAAGCTGCTTGTATTGAaccttttatttcttcttttccgCCAACATTTTTTTGGCAGTGACTATAATGTATGAACTAAAATATGAGTTTTGC from Nymphaea colorata isolate Beijing-Zhang1983 chromosome 6, ASM883128v2, whole genome shotgun sequence includes these protein-coding regions:
- the LOC116256355 gene encoding mitotic spindle checkpoint protein BUBR1, giving the protein MEEVDAEIAFLATEKPTGHEWELYKENVKPLKRGRNVHLLNEALKCNNHNASRKFLFEHRRKLIEAIDDYKGDDPLMPWLECIKWVQEYFPAGGKYSGLLVIYEQCVRTFWHQAQYKDDLRYVKVWLEYADNCSDAEVIYKFLDANEIGQTHSCYYISYALHMESKHKLKNADDIFNLGISRKAHPIEKLESGYRKFLSRSMRSCKSKEEESAQDPLPARVFGTVLAAGEVGRLAMQQQPDVSRKRAKLARASSNVPLSIYNDATSEGHSVQSSPNASQRVSSKIQGHVWRTLGTQVDRNKENTAVPVKWTSTKIPQKNTMRRRNTGPSPYLEVFVDDEFADADDRLRLPGTAEGSESERQSLLHTRHGIQNLKNETELLRENPLRHFPPCSLPR